DNA from Streptomyces sp. Edi4:
GCACGGCAAAGGGGCGGGACGGGTCGGACCCGGCGTACAGCGCCTCGAACCCTGGCAGCACCGCCCGGTACTCCGCGAGCGCCCCCGCCGCGTCCCCGAGCTGTTCGAGGCACTGCGCCACGTCGTGGCGGAAGTCGAGGGCCTGCGCGTCGGTGGGACCCGCGTCGGCCGCCCGGTCCGCGGCGAGCCGGCGCAGCTCGGGCAGGGCGCGCCGGTACTGGCCGTCGTCCATCAGCGTCGCCGCGTACTGCTTGCGCAGGATCCGCACCACCGGCGAGCGTTCGCCGTGCTCGGCCGCCGCGGCGGGCAGGATCGAGCCCAGGACGTCGACGGCCTGGGTGATGCGGCCCTCGCCGAGCAGCCGCTTCGCCTCGTCGACGGCGCCGGCCACATCGGGCCGCGGCGCGGCCGCGGGCCGGGGCGGGATCACGAGAGCGGGAGCGGGAGCAGGCCCCGGCGCGGCGGCGCGGTCGGGCCAGGGCGCGTGCGGGCGCAGGAAGGGGCGGGTCGGATCGAGTGGGCCACGAGGGCAGGGGCCGCCCCGCGCCGGCAGCAGCGGCGCGAGCACCTCGTAGACCTCCCGCGCCGAACCCGGCCTGTCCTGCGGGTCCTTGGCGAGCAGGCGGAGCACGAGCCCTTCGAGGGATTCGGGCACCTCGGGGCGCACGCCCCGCACGGCGGCCGGCGGCTCGTACAGGTGGCGGTGCAGGACGCCGAGCGCCGTGGACCCCGCGAACGGCACGTCGCCGCTGAGCATTTCGTGCAGCAGCACCCCCAGCGCGTACAGATCGGTGCCCGGCCCGACGGCACCTCCCATGGCCTGCTCGGGCGCCATGTAGGCGGGCGAGCCGATGGGTGAACCGGTGTGGGTGAGCCGGGTGGTGTCGGAGTCGAGGACGGAGGCGACTCCGAGGTCGAGCACGGTCACGGTGCCGTCCGGCTTCACCATCACGTTGCGCGGCTTGAGGTCGCGGTGGACGATCGGCACCGCGTGCACCGCCGAGAGCACCGCGCACAGCTGGGCCGCGACGGCCACCGCCCACGGCCACGGGTAGGGCGTGTGCTCGGCGAGATGGTCGGCGAGGTCGGCGCCTTCGACGTGCTGCATGACGAGGTACAGGTCGTCGCCGTCGCTGCCCGCGTCGTGCACGGTGACGAGCCCGGGGTGGTCGACCCGCGCGGTCACCCGGCACTCGCGCACGAAGCGGCGCCGCAGCTCCTCCGCCTCCTCGGGCCTTTCCGAGCCGACCCGGTCGGGGCGCAGGAGCTTCACCGCGACCCGGCGGTCGAGGCGCTGGTCGTACGCCGTCCACACCTGGCCCATGCCGCCCTGGCCGAGGAGCGCCGCCAGCTCGTACCGTCCGGCGATCACCCGCCCCACGGTCACCGGGCCTCGCCCCCGGTTTCCTTGCGCAGATACTGCGACAGCTCGTCGAGCTCGGCCCTGACCTGGTCGATCCTGGGCGCGGCCGGGGTACGCGGCTGCGGGGGCGCGGGCGGCACCGGGGCGGCGGGCACGTGCGGGGCGGGCGCGCCGGGCGCGGGGGTGTCGGCGTACGGATGGGCGTAGGGACCGAACCCGGGGGCCGGCGCCGCCGGTATGTGCGGTGGTCCGTATCCGGGGGGCGGGCCGTACGGGTTCGGCGTGAACGGCACGCCGATCGCGTGCCGGATGTCGGCGTACAGGAAGTGGGCAGTGGTGAGGACGGCCAGGGAGAGCAGACCGATCATGCCGATGTCCATGGTGACGCCGTTCTCGTCGTCCGCCGCGACGACGAACGAGAAGAAGACGACGAACACGGTCAGCTGGGCCCAGAACGCCACCCAGTGGGCCCGGCGCCGTGTCACGATCGCGAGCCTCAGCGGCGCCGCCCACGACAGCAGCCCGAAGCTGACGAGCGGCACCAGGGCGAACAGCACACGCAGCACCATCGCCACCGGCCCCGCGGATCGGGGCTGCGGCGGTCCATAGCCGGGGCCGTGCATCGCTGCTCCTGGAACTGGGTCGGGCCGGACGGATTCAGTCGGGCCGATACGAGCGAGCCGACCCCATGTCATGAGCGTATACACCGCCACCGACACCCGCCCCGCCGCTACCCGACCCGGTATCCAACTGTCACCCGGTGTCTGGCCGTCACCCCGAACTGGCCCGCGCCTGCCCGGCGTCCCCTTCTTCCGTGCCCTTCCGTGGGCCCGGGTCGAGGGTGCCGTCCGTCAAGCCGTCGTGCAGGCCGCGCACCAGCTGTTCACCGAGGCGTCCCGCGAGCCGCAGCGCGTCCTCGAACGCGGCGAGCGCGCGGAAGTGTTCGCCGTAGCGCAACTGGTCCGCAAGGGGCAGCCGGGGCAGCCGCAGTCTGCGTACGTCCAGGCGGGAGGCGGTGGTGGCGTGGCTGCTCGCCTGGCGGTGGTTGGCGGTGCCGCGCAGGAAGCCGGCCAGGAACCACGGGTCGAGCGCGCCGGGCTGGGGCCGCAGCAGCTGGAGGTTGCGCCCGAGCGCCGCGCCCGCGTCGGTCTCGGTGGCGACCCGGGCGATCGCGCCGCCGCCCAGCACCGGCACCACGACGTCGCCGGCCCGGATGAGCACCGGCTCCTCCGGTGGCCCTTCGGGCAGGGTGCCCGAGGGCGCGGTGCCGGCCAGGACGTCGTGCTCGGTGAGCACGGCGGGCGAGGCGTCATCGGAGGTGCCCGCGCCGCCCGGGTGCAGCAACAGGGCGCCCGCGCGGGCGAGTTCACCGACGGTGGTCAGTGACCAGCGGGCGCCCGGGGCGGGCGCGGGGGCCGCCGGGGTCAGCCCGGCGGCCGTCCGCAGGGTGGAGTCGAGCCGTTCGCGTACGGCGTCGAGCGCGGCGGCGCCGCCCTCGGCGGCGGGCGGCGGCAGGTGGCGGGCGGGCGCCAAGTCGACGTCGGCGTCGAGGAGTTCGATGACCGGCACCGACCGGCTGACCCCGGGCTGCCCGGTGAGGGTGGCGTCGCGGTCGAACGCGGTCCACGCGTCCAGCACGGCGCGGTGCAGGGCCGGCCAGGGCAGCCGGTCGCGGGCGCCGTCCACCGCCGCGCCCTCGACGCCGGAGGTGTCCACGAGCAGGAGTTCACCGGCGGGGCGGGTGGTGACGCCCGGCTTGCGCAGCACCCACAGGTGCAGCGGGATGCCGTAGGGGGGCGCCGCGCCGGGTGGCAGGGCGACGACCGCGCGCAGCGCGCCGCGCCGCAGCAGATCGGCGCGGATCCGGCGCCCCGAGCGGCGCGACGCGGCGGCCGGCGGCATGAGCAGGACGGCCGTGCCGCCTTCACGCAGCCGGGCCAACGCGTGCTGCACCCAGGCCAGTTCGGACTCGGTGCGGGCGGGCAGGCCGTACTCCCAGCGCGGGTCGTAGGCGAGTTCGTCGTGGCCCCAGGCCCGTTCGTTGAACGGCGGGTGGCAGAGCACGGCGTCGGCGGCGAGCTCGGGGAAGGCGTCCGCGCGCAGGGAGTCGGCGGCGGCGGTGCGGACGGTGGCCGGCCCGGCGAGGGCGAGCCGCAGCCCGGTCAGGGCGGCCAGGTCCGGGTCGGCGTCCTGA
Protein-coding regions in this window:
- a CDS encoding serine/threonine-protein kinase: MGRVIAGRYELAALLGQGGMGQVWTAYDQRLDRRVAVKLLRPDRVGSERPEEAEELRRRFVRECRVTARVDHPGLVTVHDAGSDGDDLYLVMQHVEGADLADHLAEHTPYPWPWAVAVAAQLCAVLSAVHAVPIVHRDLKPRNVMVKPDGTVTVLDLGVASVLDSDTTRLTHTGSPIGSPAYMAPEQAMGGAVGPGTDLYALGVLLHEMLSGDVPFAGSTALGVLHRHLYEPPAAVRGVRPEVPESLEGLVLRLLAKDPQDRPGSAREVYEVLAPLLPARGGPCPRGPLDPTRPFLRPHAPWPDRAAAPGPAPAPALVIPPRPAAAPRPDVAGAVDEAKRLLGEGRITQAVDVLGSILPAAAAEHGERSPVVRILRKQYAATLMDDGQYRRALPELRRLAADRAADAGPTDAQALDFRHDVAQCLEQLGDAAGALAEYRAVLPGFEALYAGSDPSRPFAVRHRIGDLLLAVGDHGAGHQQLAGLLWDAERVYGAQHPYPGELRRALARQREVRGV
- a CDS encoding N-6 DNA methylase produces the protein MPEHATEVTAATIARLAGVGRAAVSNWRRRHADFPQPVGGTDTSPAFALCEVEQWLRDQGKLAEVPLRERVWQQLTGHPGGAVTALVHTGCVLLVLRHRPELWREVSPLADAALAERLPDVLDAVLAERFGRGGRDGRDCWDCQDGRVGQGGQDGREGQGQPGPGGRPVHRRTVNTPGAAELAASVTLLRAVAEFAADAGAQDAFEFLLGRHLDANPRQYTLTPQGPADLMAALAGPAATALDPACGTGTLLRALPGAGARHGQDADPDLAALTGLRLALAGPATVRTAAADSLRADAFPELAADAVLCHPPFNERAWGHDELAYDPRWEYGLPARTESELAWVQHALARLREGGTAVLLMPPAAASRRSGRRIRADLLRRGALRAVVALPPGAAPPYGIPLHLWVLRKPGVTTRPAGELLLVDTSGVEGAAVDGARDRLPWPALHRAVLDAWTAFDRDATLTGQPGVSRSVPVIELLDADVDLAPARHLPPPAAEGGAAALDAVRERLDSTLRTAAGLTPAAPAPAPGARWSLTTVGELARAGALLLHPGGAGTSDDASPAVLTEHDVLAGTAPSGTLPEGPPEEPVLIRAGDVVVPVLGGGAIARVATETDAGAALGRNLQLLRPQPGALDPWFLAGFLRGTANHRQASSHATTASRLDVRRLRLPRLPLADQLRYGEHFRALAAFEDALRLAGRLGEQLVRGLHDGLTDGTLDPGPRKGTEEGDAGQARASSG